The DNA region CCCAAGAAACAGCAGTATTCCCATCAAGAGGAACACAACTCTAAGTTACTCTCTATGACAATCAAGTGTCCATCAATTTCCCCATTTATGAGGGTGAAAGTACAAAcaccaaaaataataattttatgggTCAATTTATGATCAAGGGTATTCCTCCAGCTCCAAAGGGCGCTGCTaatgggtggtttgggagtgaggtgcttaaaaaaaaaaacatccatgaaaaaaagctgtgagggttttaggtgtttggtaaactgaaaaaaaaaggcttattttggaagttactgtgagaataagctgaaatcaaaggaaaaagttgaagctgctatttACAACTTTGGAAAACtgactttttttcaaagcacacggagctacagtgctcctttaatgaaaagacccactatcagattgcttttttttccaaaagcacttttacaaaaaagtttaccaaacactctgttgatttatttcacagctgcttattctcacagtagctttttttcaaagcacagtaataccaaaccagccctaaattcAATGTTTGTTTCAGCATTGATGCCAACAGTATTCTAAGCCCCAGTTTGGCATTGCGGTGCTTAATTaaaaagcagttttttttttaaattttggatccTTCAAACGTTTGGTAACTGAAAAATAAAGCTGCTTTTTCTTGAAGCGCGGTGATAAAAAGCAGAAATCAGGAAGCTACTCTGACCGAGCTTTCAAAAACCGCAgaaaactgcttcaaaatgaAGCATGCAGAGTTACAGTgaagttttaatgaaattttctaaAGACCAATAATACCCCCACCTTTTTAACTAAAAGGACATCCTTGTCCTCCATCTCTGTAATGTCCTCAATTTCTCTTTGCTAAACaccacccacccacccaccaaCTCTGACCACCCCAGCCACCACACCTACCCCCTACTAACACCATGACCACCTCTCCGAACCCACTGGTCATTAATTTTCACCCTTCAAGAATGCAACCCACCATAGCCGCAACCCACCTCCTGTATTTTCTCTCGAATCCACAACCGTTGCCAAATTCAAAACTACTGCTATGGACTCACCTTCAGCGACAGTGTGGAAGCCGTCGAATCTGATCAATGACTGGTGAATACTCGCTTCCATCTTAGGGGGTGATGAAGCCGTAGCCCTTGGTGTCGCTGAACCCTCACACCTTCTCGAATTTTTTAGCTTCGTCAACTTTGAGTCGCTGAACCCTCACACTCCAAACCTTCTTATCACCAAATCTGCATATGCTTTTGTTGCAATTACATAATCAAGCCCGGCcaaatttagaaaataaattatcaaatttGGGGAGATCATCTTGGTCTCGAGGGTGCTACGGTGGGGGATGGTTGGAGGTGTGGAGAAGGGTATGGAAGATGTGGAAAGGGGAAGAGGGGGCAGAGAGAAAATTGGATGCTTCTAGCAAGAGTTACATTATGAATAAAAAAGTATAACATCTAATATCATACATTTTTTCGTCATTTAACATCGTCACAGcagttttatataaaagtttagcaaacacttaaacaatgttttttttaaaaaaaaaaaacacttttacaaaaaaagttaccaaacactctactgcttTTTTTACAGCTGCTAATTTTCACAGCAtaacagaaacagtttttttttttaaacacaacaataccaaaccagctctAACTGTATCTCTGCTGAGGATAAGTCTACCGGCCAGAGAAAAGGGATTTCAATTATGAGTGATAAAGACAAAAGGAGCTCAGAAGGTATCGAGGCAGTGAACTAATTAAGAAGCCTAGTCCTATAACTGAATTAGGACATATATTATAAACcagctttaattaatttttggaGGAGTCGTTTTATCTTTATTGGAATATAAATGTTGGACAAAGACAAAGTTTCAGTTGAATAGATGGGAGCGATTGCATAACAAAAATACAGCTGCAAATGGTGTTATGAGTTTTCACAGTTTCACTTACCAAATTGGAGTTCTTCTCCCATGGCAGATTATCCGAGACTGTATCCCATCTCACCCCAGTCACAACGTACAGTCTGCGCCTGGGACTCCTGAATGCCCCACTTTCACTTCCTGATCAAATGTCCAACCTCCAAACTCCAATGTTCTCCACCACCAAACCACCCCTTTTGGAACACCATCGTCcactggtcaaaagaaagggaTTGCAATCAACAGTGACAGAAGAACTTTAGGAATTGGGAAGATGAGGTAAGAAATGATAATTTGTGGCATACAAAGGCTGAAACTAGCATATACGTTATGTAATCAATTTGATACTCTACATGTTTAGCTGTAAGGTCGGATGGTTTTGTTTATGCCAGGTGAGCCGAAGCATCCAAAGCGCTAGCCCTGGTTGTGTTGCTTTGGGCTTAATCGAAAAATTAGAGGAAGCAAATAGTTTATAGGCACTCCTTTTGCTTTCTTGTCATGCATCATAACATCATTTTATGTGCTGGTTGTTTTTGTTATGAAAGAAATCATGTGTTGAGTTCTGTGATCTTGCTACAGCTCAGTGCACGAGACGGGTTTAATGAAAAATTTGACATAGATAAACAACTGATGTGTCATGTTTGCTCTGTTTCATGAAATTTCTTGAGTCATTACAAGATTAggattctttttcttctttagtACGTTGGAAGTCAGAACTCCAAGATGTTTGTTGCAAGACAACAGAAATGGGTATGTTACTGTTCTATAGGATCGATGATACTACTGTGACAAGGTTTAGCAACTGCTGATAATCTAATCCAaatctttgtaaaacaaaatgtCAATTTTATAAATTGTGTTTCATAAATAAGAATTTAATGACTTTATTTTGCATCTACTTTTGAAAATGAAGTTCTTTCAGGCATCCAATCTGCTTTATGTGTGCGTATGAACATAATTCATTGAGCTTGATCAAGCTCATTGTAAAAGCTCAAACAAATCGACGAAATAGATTAATTTTTCCGTTTGGCAATTGAATGAAGAAGATTACTTAACTAAATCCaaatcacattttttttaattatgtagTCTTATTAGATTTGGAACTTAATGAAGAAGATTACTTAATGAAGAAGGTTACAACTTACTGTTGCTTCTTTAATTTTGGAACTTAATGAACCAAAAGTGTCCAAAAGAAAAAGACTAGGGAACCAAAAAgtgtcaaaagaaaaagaaaaaactttcaGACCGCTCTATGTTAATATCTTCTACTTTCAAGCACATATATTCTCTTGATCTTCTTTCTATGCTACCATTCAGCTCTCTTCTTTAGTACTATTCTTCTTCCAGTTTCTCAGCTTAGAATGGCGGGAAAAGACGAAGCTGCAGGTCATGCAATCGGGATCGACCTGGGGACAACCTACTCGTGTGTGGCGGTGTGGCAGAATGATCATGTAGAAATCATAGTGAACGATCAGGGCAACAGGACCACTCCATCTTATGTTGCTTTCACAAATACTGAGCGATTGATAGGTGACGGAGCATTCAACCAGGTTATAAAAAACCCAACCAACACCATCTTCGGTATGTTCATCTCTTTCTGTATGTATCCATCTACATATATACCATTTTCCCATtaatttatttctcaaattagtttttctttttctctgaaTATTTATAACAGTATTTGAAGTGATAAAATGTGGGGTGTTGATGACAAGTTATGATTTTGATGATAATTAAAAAGGTGTAGTACATTTACAGTAGAGTGAAAGAATTTGGGATAGTTACTGTTGACTTGAGTCCTTGTTCAATTAGGAatgtaattaattatttgattgtaTTTCCTAGTTGGCTAGGATTGTATGTATATAAATATTTCCTCCTAGATGGAGAAGAATACAGATTTGAGAATTAAACCCTAAACATATATTTTAACTGTTACGACACCGTTTGTTTAACAATATGCTTTTATTTCAATCATATGACCTATTTCTTTGTTAGTTTTGGTTGTTGGGTTGTGCAACTAATTCTGTTCTCATTTTGCAGACGCGAAAAGGATAATCGGTAGGAGGTTCACAGATGAATGTGTTCAAAACGATATAAAGCATTGGCCTTTTAAGGTCATTGGAGGTCCTTCTGACAAGCCAATGATTGTCGTCACATACAAGGGTGTTGAGAAACAATTTGCTGCTGAAGAAATCTCATCTATGATTCTTGTGAAAATGCGAGAGATTGCTGAGGCCTACCTTGGTTCAACTGTGAAAAATTCAGTTATCACAGTCCCTGCTTACTTTAACGACTCACAGCGGCAGGTTACGAAAAAGGCAGGTGGTACTGCTGGCCTAAATGTGATGCGCATCATCAATGAGCCGACTGCTGCAGCCATTGCTTATGGGCTTGACAGGAAGGCCGGTTGGTATAGCAAGAGAAATGTGATGATATTTGATTTGGGCGGGGGAACCTTGGATGTTTCGCTACTTACCATAGCTGACAGTATCTTTGAAGTGAAGGCCACCGCTGGAGACACTCATCTTGGAGGTGAAGATTTCGATAACAGAATGGTCAACCACTGTGCTAAGCAATTCAAGAGGAAGTATAACGTGGACGTTAGTGGAAACTTCAAGGCTCTTAGGAGGTTAAAAAATGCATGTGAGAAAGCAAAGAGGAGGCTTTCATTTATGTCCGAGACTGACATTGACATTGACTGTTTGCATCAGGGTGTTGATTTTTGTTTAACTATTACCCGTGCTAAATTTGAGCAACTCAACATGGATTTCTTCGGCAAGTGCATGGAGCCTGTGAAGAAGTGCCTGGAAGATGCTAACATGGACATAAGCAGCGTCCATGATGTTGTTCTTGCAGGTGGATCTTCTAGAATTCCCAAGGTGCAGCAGCTTTTGCAGGAGGTTTTCAAGGGAAAGGAGCTTTGCAAAGGCATCAATCCAGATGAGGCGGTGGCCTATGGTGCCGCTGTTCAAGCTACTGTCTTGAGTGGTGGCAATCTAACTGGAAAGCTTGGGGACTTCGCACTGGTGGATGTCACCCCTCTCTCACTTGGGGTGGAGGCTCGTGAAGAACTTATCATGTCAGTTGTGATTCCAAGAAACACTAGAACACCGGTCAAAATAATCAAAGGTTTTACTACGTGCTATGACAACCAAAGTGATGTTAGTTTTCCTATATATGAGGGTGAGAGTAGAATTGCAAGAGATAATAACTATTTGGGCGGATTTGAACTCAATGACATTCCTCCAGCTCCCAGCGGTGTTCCTAAATTTAAAGTTTGCTTTGATATTGATGAAAATGGCATCCTGCATGTCTCTGCTGAGGACAAGTCCACCGGCCAAAAGAAGGGGCTCACGTTCAATTGTGACAGAAGAACTTGTGAAGGAATTGAGACATTGATTTAAAAGTCAGTTGACTGATGTAAGAAACATTAATTTCTCACATGCTATAGTCCGAAATATCTTGTATTAACCATATTTCCTATCTCACGGGGTTTGCTTAAGTCCTAATCTTGACCCTTCAatctaaagtttttttttactgtCTTTAGTTAGGACTGGTCTTTACTTGAATTATGGCTCACGCAGACATGAATAGAACATTGGATTCCATGGGAAACATAATTTCTTTGAGGATGTTCTCTGTTTACTCCATACGCGCACTCATGCTGAGCTCTGTTAACGCGTTATTTTCAGATACAAAGTGTTTAATAGGAAGGAGATTTAGTGATCCTTCTGTTCAAAATTATATGAAGCTGTGGCCATTCAAGGTCACTGAAGGTCCAGCTGAGAAGCCCATGATTGTGGTTACACATGAAGGTCAAGAAAAAACAGTTTTATCCTGATGAAATCTCATCCATGGTTTGGGTAAAGATGCTGGAGATTGCTGAGGCCTATCTCGGCTCAACTGTGAAGAATGCTGTGATCAAAGTCCCTGCTTACTTCACTGACTCGCAGCGTCAGGCTACAAAAAATGCTGGTACCACGGTTGGCCTAAGTGTCATCCAATCATCAAAGAACCAACTGTGGCAGCCATTGCTTTTGGACTTGACAAGAAACCCGTTTGGTATAGCAAGAGAAACGTCAAGATATTTGATTTGGTGGTGCTACTTAAGATGTGTCTCTACTTACTACAGGGAATGGTGTGTGTTTGAAGTGAAGGCCACTGCTGAAGACAGTCACCTATGGAGGTGAAGACTATAATAGAATGGTGATTTACTCTGTTGAGGAGTTTACGAGGAAACATGGTTTGGCATCAGTGGAAACTCGAGAGCACTTGAGAGGTTAAGGAATGCTTGTGAGAAGGCAAAGAGGAGACTCATTCAAGTCTTTTGTAGAAGATGAAACTGATTGTTTGTATCAAGCTACGGATTTCTATATAAATATCGCCCGGGCCAAATTTTAACAACTGAGGAGAAGTGTTTGAGGGATGCTAAAATGGACATAACCAGTGTCCATGACGTTGTTGTTTCTGGTGGCTCTTCTAGAATTCCCAAATGCAGCAGCTTGTACAGGAGGTTTTCAAGGGAAAGGAGCTTTGCAAGGGCATCAATCCGGACGAAGCGGTGGCCTATGGTGCTGGTGTTCATGCTGCTGTCTTGTGTGGGAATGGAACTGGGAAGCTTCAAGACTTCACTCTATTGGATGCCACCCCTTTAACATTTGGGATAGAGACTTTAGGAAAACATGTCATGGGAGTTGTTATTCCAAGAAGCATGAGAGTTACCATGGAGAAGCAGACGACTTTAATTACTATCTGTGATAACCAACGTACCATCACCTTCCCCATTCATGAGGGCGAGAGCAAAACAACTTTGAATAATAACTATTTGGGTGAATTTAAACTCCATGACATTCCTCCAGCCGCCAAGGATGTTCCTAAATTCGACGTTTGCTTTGAAATTGATGCAAATGGTGTGTCCTGGCTGTCTCTGCTTAGGACAAGCCCACTGGCCAAAAAAGAAATTAAGGGATTACAATCAACAGTGACAGAAGAACTTTTGAAGGAATTGAGAAGCTGAGGTACGAAATAATTTGCGTTATACCAATTTGATAGTTACTAATGCCAGGTGAGCCGAAGTCTCCATCATGCGCAGGTTGTATTGCTTTAAGCTGAATTAAAATTGGGGGAAGGAGGCAGTTGATAGGAAAATGCTTGCTAGCTGGTCGTGCTTTATGACATTGATATGATATGCTGGTTATTTTGACAGAGATAAAATTGTTCTTTCTGTCCTGTTTGCAACTCATGAAAATGCTCGTTCCTTTATAAGATCTGCATTACTCTTTTTCAATATATTGTAATTCAAACTCCAAGTTGTTTGTTTCAAACTCCATGTTGTAATTCTTCTGAGCCATGGCAATGGCGTAGAGGAACCACTTGGCGTGGCTCAAAATCGAGGTGACATTGACGGCTGAGTGTAAGGGATTGATTGGAGGAATGGCTTTGTAGAGGATGAACCTGATTctgagagagagcgagagagagatgCATAGTTTTCGGTAATGACACTTGTGCACAATTTGAAAAGGTGTAATACACTTTAGCCACTGTGCTTGAGTAACTGAAAGGTATATAGTGACAGAATTCGGAATAGTTACCAGTTACAACACCATTTCCTTGTTACATTTCCTTAtcggtcttttttttttcaaattttgcatCAATATTCTTCAGATGCGAAAAAGTTAATTAGTACGAGTTTCAGGGATGAATGTGTTCAAAATGATATGAAGCATTGGCAATCCAAGGTCTCCTTCTGATAAGTCAATAACCATTGTTACCCACAACGGCATAGAGAAACAATTTCGTGCTGAAGAAAATTCATCTATGGTTCTTGTGAAAATGCAGGATATTGCTGAGGTCTACCTTCGTTCAACTGTGAAAAACTCAGTTATAACAGCGACAGGCTACAAAAAAGGCCGGTGCCTGTTCTGGCCTAAATGTAATAAGTAATCATCAATGAGCCGACTGCTGCCGCGATTGCTTATGGACGTGGCAAGAAGTCTGGCTGGTATATATAGCAAGAGAAATATGATGATATTTGAATTGGGTTAGGGTACTTTGGCCTTTTCACTACTGACCATAGCATATAGCGTTTGTGAAGTAAAGGTCACTGCTGGAGATATACTCATCTCCGAGGTGAAGGCTTTGATAAGAAAATAGTGAATAATTGTGCTGGAAAAACAAAAGGAGACATAAAGTCGACATTAGTGGAAAATGCATGTGAGAAGGTAAAGAGGAGGCTTTGTGTTGAAtaagtggccaagtggccaagtggagaacaaaaatataaaaaaagcttttggctattaaacaaatcaaaagaaaaaaaggacaacatgattatgtttccttgttttgtggctTGTTCTCTGGCTTTTTCAAAGCCATaattatgggttttttttttcccgatAGAAGAAATAAGGAAGGGAGAGCTCATTGTCAGTTAGAGAGCTCATTTTTTGCCGAGAGCAAGGAGAGTTGTAGAGAGCCCAAAACAAAGAAGAAGTTGCTGCTTCATTTGGTTAGTAATTATCCACcaaagtagttgttgttgtaatagctttgtgctatatgtatagagaagaaattattcattatatttctttctctatttgtttctttggtgtgtgagagttattgggtgtattgggttatttgggttgtgagattgccaacactttgtaaacttccatttggttgatagtggattattgggtgagctcctattgctccgaggacgtactccagttacactgactgttgaggaacctcgttaaaatcttggtgttcttttataatttgttcttgcattccatttgatatatttcctgtgggttaacttgagttggttccataaggtttggtgctatcctagcacaacacttTGATATATGCTTGAGACTGACGTTGACATTGTTGGAGGGGAAGGAGCTGTGCAAGGGCATTTATCCAGATGAAGCTGTGGCATATGGTTCAGCTGTTCAAGCTGCCGTGTTGAGTGAGAATAATGAAAATGGGAAGCTTCAAGACTTTGCACTCTTGGATGTCATCCCTCTATTACTTGGGGTGGAGACAACTAAGACAAGGTGGGAAAGTGGTTCTGACGATAAACATTTCATGCTAGTTGTGATCCCAAGAAACACCAGAGTTCCGATAAAAGAGAACGTTACTTTGTTTACTTCGGTTGACAACCAAGCTGTGGCCAGATTTTCAATTTATGAGGGCGAGAGTTCATCAACCTTAATAACGTTTTGGGTGGATTTCACATCCATGACATTTCTCCTGCTCCTGCCAGAGCTGCTAAATTCAAACTTTGCTTTGATATTGATGAAAATGGTTTCCTGAGTGTCTCTGCAGAGGACATGTCCACCGGCCAAAAGAAGGTGATTACTTTCAACTGTGACAGAAGAACTTGTGAGGGAATTGAGACATTGATATAAAAGTCGGTTGACTACTGCAAGAAACGTTCATTTCTAATTTCTCCAGCATGCTTCAGACTGAATAGACATTGGATTACAGGGGAAGCGTATTTTCTATGGTCGAGCTTCTCACTCATGCTCTGGTGATCTCATCCAACCTCTCTGTTATTCCATTATGATAGAGCCGTTGGAACAATAACAGAAAGTAtgagaataataaaataattctaATGatgataatcataaagaaatcaCAACGCTAATTGTGTACaagattaatgtaaacaacTAGAGAGAAAGTAAGAATGACTACAAatttggagattgaggcttgcacaAATGCGATGTCCTAAAGACAAAATTTcgctcttgtgcttgtagttcggtaAGCGTCCATCTTCTAGAATTCAAGAATCTATAATACGAAGTTGAAGCACTGCAATTTTCGGACTCTCAAGACACAACTGgaatttgacaaagaaaaaaaaatgagaaaaacagAATCGAGAAACTCCTTCTCTTGATGCATATCTCACTGCTATACTGACTTGGGTTTATATCAAACCTAAGACACTGATTGACGAAGAGATGAAATCATGCATCTATTAGACGACACCATTTACTAAGGAAATGCACTGATCTGTGTAGAGtaatcttttcaatttgaaaagGTCCATACACAAAGTGTTTAGAAAAGAataacttttcatttctttgataAAATTACAAGATAGTTGTATTTATACAACTCATTTACACATGTCACCATCAGCCACTCTAACTAACTAATTACACATTTCAACTAATTAACAAATATTGAACTATATCTCTAAAGTGTTAACTAACTCTTTTATTTACATAAGTGTCCTTAATATCCCCCCTCAAACTGAGCTGAGGGGTGCAAAGGGAGAGTTTGGATCTGAGATAATGAAAACGGTCCTTAGCAAGAGCCTTGGTACAAATATCGGCAACCTGTTGCTGAGTGCAAATATAATGAACAGAAATCTCTCGAACCTTTTCACAAGTGTAATGATAATCCAACTTAACATGCTTGGTACGAGCATGGAACGACGAATTCTTGGCCAGAGAAAGAGTAGAGACATTATCACACCACAATCGTGGAATAGAAGGTGATTTGTAGGCAATATCCACTAAAAGTTTGCAAATCCAAGTGAGTTCGGTAGCAGTATTGGCCAGAGATCGATACTCAGCCTCAGTGGATGAGCAAGCAATAATAGGTTGCTTTTTAGCGCTCCAGCTAATAAGAGAGGAACGAAGAAAAATGCAGAAACCTCCAATGGATTTTCTGTCAAGAGGACACCCCTCCTAATCGGCATCAGAGAATGCAGTAATGGATGGAGAATATGAGGTTTTGGGAAACCATAATCCCAAATCAAGAGAGCCCTTAAGGTACCTGAATATGCGTTTGACAGCTTGAAAATGAGAGTGACGGGGACTATGCATATATTGGCAGACTAAATTCACAGCAAAGGAAAGATCAGGCCGGGTCCAGGTTAAGTATTGAAGGGCGCCCACAAGAGATCAGTATTGAGCAGCATTGTCCAATAAGGGGGATGTATGATCAAGCTTAGATGTACTCAAAGGAGTAGCATAAGGTTTTGCCCCATCCATGTTAGCTTTCTTCAACAAATCCAGAATGTATTTAGTTTGGGATATGTAAATACCCTTGGAGGACCGCTTCACCTTAATGCCAAGAAAATAGTGTAGAGCACCAAGATCCTTGATAGGAAACATAGAACGAAGTTGAGTGATAACTTGTTGACAGGCGGACGTAGATGGTCCAGTGACaataatgtc from Malus domestica chromosome 01, GDT2T_hap1 includes:
- the LOC103435853 gene encoding heat shock cognate 70 kDa protein-like, producing MAGKDEAAGHAIGIDLGTTYSCVAVWQNDHVEIIVNDQGNRTTPSYVAFTNTERLIGDGAFNQVIKNPTNTIFDAKRIIGRRFTDECVQNDIKHWPFKVIGGPSDKPMIVVTYKGVEKQFAAEEISSMILVKMREIAEAYLGSTVKNSVITVPAYFNDSQRQVTKKAGGTAGLNVMRIINEPTAAAIAYGLDRKAGWYSKRNVMIFDLGGGTLDVSLLTIADSIFEVKATAGDTHLGGEDFDNRMVNHCAKQFKRKYNVDVSGNFKALRRLKNACEKAKRRLSFMSETDIDIDCLHQGVDFCLTITRAKFEQLNMDFFGKCMEPVKKCLEDANMDISSVHDVVLAGGSSRIPKVQQLLQEVFKGKELCKGINPDEAVAYGAAVQATVLSGGNLTGKLGDFALVDVTPLSLGVEAREELIMSVVIPRNTRTPVKIIKGFTTCYDNQSDVSFPIYEGESRIARDNNYLGGFELNDIPPAPSGVPKFKVCFDIDENGILHVSAEDKSTGQKKGLTFNCDRRTCEGIETLI